The following are from one region of the Nicotiana tabacum cultivar K326 chromosome 3, ASM71507v2, whole genome shotgun sequence genome:
- the LOC142178984 gene encoding uncharacterized protein LOC142178984 codes for MRQFVPSWFKGQFSKWLEYSVKKDAEYCLCCYLFKNEFIRGSMGEFYTKDSFRAWNKGLKRFRLHVGDVNNVHDKCFNKMLDLSNQHQSIKFVFDKHSDKLKSEYRMRLEASIDMARLLLLYGLPFRDHD; via the coding sequence ATGCGTCAATTTGTTCCAAGTTGGTTCAAGGGCCAATTTTCTAAATGGTTAGAGTATAGTGTGAAGAAAGATGCAGAATATTGCTTATGTTGTTATTTGTTCAAGAATGAATTTATTCGTGGAAGTATGGGCGAATTTTATACAAAGGATAGTTTTAGGGCTTGGAACAAGGGTCTTAAAAGATTTCGTTTACATGTTGGTGATGTTAATAATGTCCATGATAAATGTTTCAACAAGATGCTAGACTTATCAAATCAACATCAatcaattaagtttgtttttgatAAGCACTCCGATAAGTTGAAAAGTGAGTATCGGATGCGTTTAGAAGCATCAATTGATATGGCAAGACTTCTATTGTTGTATGGATTGCCTTTTAGGGATCATGATTAA